The following are encoded in a window of Acropora muricata isolate sample 2 chromosome 6, ASM3666990v1, whole genome shotgun sequence genomic DNA:
- the LOC136919887 gene encoding probable tRNA(His) guanylyltransferase isoform X1 — protein MAKSKYEYVRKFEQNDQCLLNCWIVIRIDGRNFHRFSDEHNFEKPNDQRALQLMNKCAESVMREFTDVVIAYGQSDEFSLVFKRSTSQFGRRASKLVTNVVSLFSSSYVFYWGHFFTYQELLYPPMFDGRVVLYPTEKNLRDYLSWRQADCHINNLYNTCFWCLVQQAGLTSNQAEDRLNGTVSSDKNEILFSEFNINYNNLPQMYRKGSVLIWEKMSDPSDSSQGNNFQKTRRQVALRHTDIIGDTFWNEHGDILDS, from the exons ATGGCGAAAAGCAAGTATGAATACGTTAGGAAGTTTGAGCAAAACGACCAATGCCTTTTGAATTGTTGGATTGTCATTCGGATCGACGGAAGAAACTTCCATAG ATTCTCTGATGAACATAATTTTGAGAAACCAAATGACCAAAGAGCATTGCAGCTCATGAATAAATGTGCAGAGTCTGTGATGAGGGAATTTACTGATGTGGTGATTGCTTATGGACAAAGCGATGAATTCAG TTTAGTTTTTAAAAGAAGCACATCACAGTTTGGCAGAAGAGCAAG caAGTTAGTGACCAATGTGGTTTCATTATTCTCATCCTCTTATGTATTTTATTGGGGTCATTTCTTCACATACCAAGAGCTTCTTTATCCACCCATGTTTGATGGGCGAGTGGTTTTGTATCCCACAGAAAAGAACTTGAGAGATTATCTGAGCTGGAGACAAGCAGACT GTCACATCAACAATCTGTACAACACATGTTTTTGGTGCTTGGTGCAGCAAGCTGGTCTTACTTCTAATCAAGCTGAAGACAGATTAAAT gGAACAGTGTCCAGTGACAAGAATGAAATACTCTTCTCTGAATTTAACATAAACTACAACAATCTTCCTCAAATGTATCGCAAAGGATCAGTTCTGATATGGGAAAAG ATGAGTGATCCAAGTGACTCTAGTCAAGGGAACAACTTCCAAAAAACCAGACGACAAGTTGCACTACGCCACACAGACATCATAGGTGACACATTCTGGAATGAACATGGAGATATTCTGGACAGTTGA
- the LOC136919887 gene encoding probable tRNA(His) guanylyltransferase isoform X2, protein MCLVAWSLNESEAAVTYRIEKLKPATKGSLWEEKSEEQKITPDHRIISLVFKRSTSQFGRRASKLVTNVVSLFSSSYVFYWGHFFTYQELLYPPMFDGRVVLYPTEKNLRDYLSWRQADCHINNLYNTCFWCLVQQAGLTSNQAEDRLNGTVSSDKNEILFSEFNINYNNLPQMYRKGSVLIWEKMSDPSDSSQGNNFQKTRRQVALRHTDIIGDTFWNEHGDILDS, encoded by the exons atgtgcttagttgcctggtctttgaatgaaagtgaggctgcaGTTACGTATAGAATTGAGAAGTTGAAACCTGCAACTAAAGGATCCCTTTGGGAGGAGAAAAGCGAGGAACAGAAAATAACACCTGATCACAGAATAATCAG TTTAGTTTTTAAAAGAAGCACATCACAGTTTGGCAGAAGAGCAAG caAGTTAGTGACCAATGTGGTTTCATTATTCTCATCCTCTTATGTATTTTATTGGGGTCATTTCTTCACATACCAAGAGCTTCTTTATCCACCCATGTTTGATGGGCGAGTGGTTTTGTATCCCACAGAAAAGAACTTGAGAGATTATCTGAGCTGGAGACAAGCAGACT GTCACATCAACAATCTGTACAACACATGTTTTTGGTGCTTGGTGCAGCAAGCTGGTCTTACTTCTAATCAAGCTGAAGACAGATTAAAT gGAACAGTGTCCAGTGACAAGAATGAAATACTCTTCTCTGAATTTAACATAAACTACAACAATCTTCCTCAAATGTATCGCAAAGGATCAGTTCTGATATGGGAAAAG ATGAGTGATCCAAGTGACTCTAGTCAAGGGAACAACTTCCAAAAAACCAGACGACAAGTTGCACTACGCCACACAGACATCATAGGTGACACATTCTGGAATGAACATGGAGATATTCTGGACAGTTGA
- the LOC136919883 gene encoding charged multivesicular body protein 6-A-like, with amino-acid sequence MGSLFSKKKEPERPRITEQDKAVLALKQQRDKIKQYQKKIQLNLEKERQLAKRLLQDGKKNKAKLLLKKKRYQEQTLERTDNQLENLEKMVQDVEFAQVQLRVADGLKQGNEALKKMHEIMSIEDVERIMDETKEGIEYQREIDELLSGSLTQEDEDAVLKELEEMTKSVLEDLPEVPTEPLPEAPTKEPGEKRPQRPKEQKREAEMVPA; translated from the exons ATGGGGTCTCTGTTTAGCAAAAAGAAGGAACCAGAGAGGCCACGGATAACTGAACAAGACAAAGCAGTTTTG GCTTTGAAACAGCAGAGGGATAAGATAAAACAGTATCAGAAAAAG ATACAACTTAATCTAGAAAAAGAACGTCAGCTTGCAAAACGGCTATTACAGGACGGAAAGAAAAA TAAAGCAAAATTGCTTCTTAAGAAGAAACGATACCAAGAACAGACTCTGGAAAGAACAGATAACCAGTTggaaaaccttgaaaaaatg GTTCAAGATGTGGAATTTGCTCAAGTACAACTTCGGGTAGCTGATGGATTGAAGCAAGGAAACGAAGCactaaaaaaaatgcatgag atAATGTCAATAGAAGATGTGGAAAGGATAATGGATGAGACTAAAGAAGGCATTGAATACCAAAGG GAAATTGATGAACTTTTGAGTGGAAGTTTGACACAGGAAGATGAAGATGCAGTTTTAAAAGAGCTTGAAGAAATGACCAAG TCTGTACTGGAGGATCTCCCAGAAGTTCCAACAGAACCACTACCAGAAGCACCCACAAAGGAACCTG GCGAGAAGAGGCCACAGCGACCAAAAGAACAAAAGAGAGAGGCTGAAATGGTGCCAGCTTAG